In one window of Arctopsyche grandis isolate Sample6627 chromosome 6, ASM5162203v2, whole genome shotgun sequence DNA:
- the LOC143913009 gene encoding uncharacterized protein LOC143913009 — protein MKCRLCLSSSPAEDLVSIYDDPRLLEHLIWTCCRLRVTQEDELPDTVCQSCVNNLELLDGFRNACFRSDTTSRVELDKNLKVKPEELLVDDLIWENESGADLPTSISSPPENDVTSGGKITSNDNIAEIIDTNRHILVEELPSRKASDEMCSTSSELDHNYSKVKLHKCKICLKPLLDTHMCIHGKVEAHKCEICLKSFTSKHSLGLHMFIHTGAKPHKCEICIKSYSTKSLLGVHMRIHSGVRPHKCEICLKSFTSKSILSGHMLIHNGVKPHNCEICLKSFTSKYCLRVHMSVHTGEKPHKCEICLKSYTLKCLLSIHMRIHSGEEPYKCEICLKSYNSKRQITKHMLSHSEVKPHKCEICLKTFTSKYYLGVHTSIHTGVKPHKCEICLKSYGTKAILNAHMRIHSGVASHKCDICLKSHTSKFLLTRHMRIHSKVKPHKCEICLKSFTSKHRFTKHMLIHSEAKQLKCDVCFKPFNRKQYLVVHMRRHTGETPFQCDICLKSFVSKSLIIAHMRTHSRVKPHKCEICLKSFTSKSLLSRHMRIHS, from the exons ATGAAGTGCAGACTTTGCCTCTCCTCTTCTCCAGCAGAGGATCTCGTCTCCATCTACGATGATCCTCGGCTCTTGGAGCACCtcatttggacctgctgtcggCTGCGG GTTACCCAAGAGGACGAGCTGCCAGATACGGTTTGCCAATCAtgtgtcaacaatctggaaCTGCTCGACGGCTTTCGAAACGCTTGTTTTCGGAGTGACACAACTTCGAGGGTGGAATTAGACAAGAATTTGAAAGTCAAACCGGAGGAACTTTTGGTTgatgatttaatatgggaaaatGAGTCGGGTGCTGACTTGCCAACTAGCATTTCTAGTCCTCCAGAAAATGACGTG ACGAGTGGAGGAAAAATTACTTCGAACGATAATATAGCAGAAATAATAGATACCAATAGACACATTCTAGTGGAAGAATTACCATCACGAAAAGCTTCAGATGAGATGTGCTCTACGAGTTCTGAATTGGACcataattatagtaaagtaaagctacacaaatgtaaaatttgtttaaaacctCTCCTCGATACACATATGTGTATTCATGGTAAGGTAGAGGCacacaaatgtgagatttgtttaaaatcattcacttcaaaACATTCCCTCGGTTTACACATGTTCATTCATACTGGGgcaaagccacacaaatgtgaaatttgtatcAAATCGTACAGTACAAAATCTCTCCTAGGTGTACATATGCGTATTCATAGTGGGGTgaggccacacaaatgtgagatttgtttgaaatcattcacTTCAAAATCTATCCTCAGTGGACATATGCTTATTCATAATGGGGTGAAGCCACACAATTGTGagatttgtctgaaatcattcaCTTCGAAATATTGCCTCCGTGTACACATGAGCGttcacactggggaaaagccacacaaatgtgaaatttgtttaaaatcatacacTTTAAAATGTCTTCTCAGTATACATATGCGTATTCATAGTGGGGAagagccatacaaatgtgaaatttgtttaaaatcatacaatTCAAAACGTCAAATAACTAAACATATGCTTTCTCATAGtgaggtaaagccacacaaatgtgagatttgtttgAAAACATTCACTTCAAAATATTACCTCGGTGTACACACGTCCATTCATACTGGGgtgaagccacacaaatgtgaaatatgtttaaaatcgtACGGTACAAAAGCTATCCTCAATGCGCATATGcgtattcatagtggggtagcgtcgcacaaatgtgatatatgtTTAAAATCGCACACTTCAAAATTTCTATTAACTAGACATATGCGTATTCATAGTaaggtaaagccacacaaatgtgaaatttgtttaaaatcattcacttcaaaACATAGATTCACTAAGCATATGCTTATTCATAGTGAGGCAAAGCAACTCAAATGCGACGTTTGTTTCAAACCATTTAATCGAAAACAATACCTTGTGGTACATATGAGACGCCATACTGGAGAAACACCTTtccaatgtgatatttgtttaaaatcattcgttTCAAAATCTCTCATCATTGCACATATGCGTACTCATAGTAGGgtgaagccacacaaatgtgagatttgtttgaaatcattcacTTCAAAATCTCTCCTCAGTAGACATATGCGAATTCATAGTTAG